From the genome of Corallococcus macrosporus DSM 14697:
CGTGGCACGGGCCCGGAGGCCGCGCCAGGGCTGGTAACAGCACCGACGGAAGGAATCGCGGGCAGCGTGGTTGGCGTCCCCCGTGGCACGGGCCCGGAGGCCGCGCCAGGGCTGGTAACAGCCCCCACGGTGGGAATCGCGGGCAACGTGGTTGGCGTCCTCCGCGGCGTGGGCCCGGAGGCCGCACCGGGTGCCGTCGGGCCGGCAACAGCCCCCACTGCGGGAATCGCGGGCAGCGTGGCCGGCGGCACGGGACCGGAGGTCGCACCGGGTGCCGTCGGGCCGGCAACAGCCCCCACTGCGGGAATCGCGGGCAACGTGGTTGGCGTCCCTCGCGGCGTGGGCCCTGAGGCCGCGCCAATCCCCGAGGGGTGGGGGACAGCGCCCACGGACGGAATCCCAGGCAGCGTCGCGCGAGGCGCGGGGGGCGGCACCGCTCCCGACGCTGGCCGTGCCGGCGCCGTGGGCGGACTCGCGACCGGCGCAGCCGAGGGCACGCCCGGTGCCCCCGCTCCAGCGCCCGTCCTCACGGCGGGAATCCCCGTCGACGTGGCGCGGGGGGGCAGCGCGGGCGTCACGCCCGTGGGACGCGACGGTGGCGTCCCCTGCGGCCGAGGCGGCGGAGTCGGCGCGCTGGCTGCGGGCGACGACGGAATCGTCCCTGGCGTGACGGGGCCGGGGACGGCGGCCGTCACGCGTGGAACCGCGGGCCGGGCGGGAGGGGCCGGTGTCCCGGGCGTGGCTCCCGGCGGTTTGCCGGCGCTGGGGTCTGAAGGCTCGGACATCGGCGTATTCGGAGCGCGGCCCTACTGCGCCGCGGCGGGCAGGTCGTCGCTGTGATGGCCAGCAAGCCGGGTGTTCCGGTTGGCCTGGATGGACTGCTGGATATCGGCCTCGCTCATGCCGGAGGACAGGGTGATGGAGGTCGACGTCTTCTGACCCGTCTCCGTGTCACACGCGGAGACATGCACCAGGCCATCCGTGTTGATTTCGAAGGTGACCTCGATCTTCACCTCGCCGCGGTAGCCGATGCGGAAGCCCGCGAACTCGAACTCGCCGAGCATCTCGCACTCGTCGGCGCGGTTGGACTCGCCCTGGTACACGCGAATCTTCACCTTCTCCTGGCCATCGCGGCTGGTGGTGAACGTCTTCGAGCGGTCGATGGGCACCGGCGTGTTCTTGTCGATGATCTTCTCGGTGTATCCGCCCACCGTGCCGATGCGCAGCGACAGCGGCGTGACGTCCACCAGGAAGGTCTGCGTCTTGCTGTCCAGCAGCGCGTGCGACTGGAGCGCCGCGCCCATGGCCACGACCTGGTCCGGGTTGATGCCTTCCAGCGGGTCCTTCTGGAAGTAGTGCTTCACCGAGTTGCGGATGATGGGCAGCCGCGTCGGGCCCCCCACGAGGATGACCGCGTCGATGTCGGCGGCCGTCAGGCGCGCGCTCTGGAGCGCCTCGTCGCACACCTTGAACGTGCGCTGCACCAGGTCCATCACCATGCGGTTGAACTGGTCCTGGTTGAGCTGCCCGCGCAGGTCCATGATGTTGCCGTCCGCGTCCTGGCAGATGCCCTGGCAGAGGATTTCGGCGGAGCCCGTCTGGCCCACGTCGATCTTCGCCTTCTCCGCGGCCTCCTTGAGCATCTGCAGGCAGAACTTGTTCTGCCGCACGTCCAGGCGCGTCTTGGCCAGGAAGTCATCCGCCAGCCACGTCATGATGCGGTCGTCGAAGTCGTCGCCGCCCAGGTACGTGTCGCCCGCGGTGGCCAGCACCTCGAAGACGTCCTTGCCAATCTCGAGGATGGACACGTCGAAGGTGCCGCCGCCCAGGTCGTAGACCACCACGCGCTGATTGACGTCGCGGCCGAAGCCGTACGCGAGCGCCGCCGCGGTGGGCTCGTTGAGGATGCGCAGCACCTCCATGCCAGCGATGCGGCCCGCGTCCTTGGTGGCCTGGCGCTGGTTGTCGTTGAAGTACGCGGGCACCGTGACCACCGCCTTGGTCACCTCCTGGCCCAGGTACGTCTCCGCCACCGCCTTCATCTCCTTGAGGACCAGCGCGCTGATCTCCGGGAGCGAATAGGAGTGGTCGTTCACCGCGATGCGCACCGAGTTGTTGTCGCCCTCGACGATGCGGTACGGCATCACCGCCTGCGCCTTCTTCACCTCGTCGGAGAAGTAGTAGCGGCCGATGAGGCGCTTGGCGGAATAGACGGTCTGCTCGGGGTTGGTGATGATGTTCTTCTTGGCCGCGTTGCCCACCAGGACCGAGCCATCCTCCAGGAACGAGACGCAGGAGGCGTGAGTCGTCTCTCCCCACTCGTTGGGGATGACGATGGGCTGGCCGTCCTGGACCACCGACACGCACGAATACGAAGTGCCCAGGTCGATGCCGATTGCGATGTCGTCCGCCATTCCGTCTCCGGTGAAGACCTGCAGCAGAGGTCCGTCGGTGAAGGGCACGGAGGTTAGGCACCCCGGGAAGCGGGTGTCAACGTTCCCGTGTCAATAAAGTCCAGCCATTTCAAGGGCTTAGCGAGGGTGCAAGGGAGCACGCCCACTGGCTTGAGGGGGCGGGGCCACGCCATTATCTCTCAAGGCGAAGGGGGTTTGCTCATCCATGTCCGTCATCCTCGCCGCGCTGACGTCCGACCCGAACCTGCTGCGCTGTGAGCTGCACCGCCTCCAAGGCCAGGTCCTGCTCCAGGGAGAGCCGAGGGCGAACGCCGTGGGGGTGGGCGCCTATGCCCAGGAGGAGGTCCTGCTGCAGCGCTTCGCCAGCAGCGGGGAGCTGACCCTGGATTCGCTCGCGCCGCCCCATGAGTCGGAGGCGCTGCTGTTCCATTCGGGCCAGCTTCCGGTGGGCCTGTCGCTGGAGGAGAACACACAACCCTTCCGCGCCCGGCGTTGGCTGTTCGCCCACCAGGGCGGCGTGCAGGGGTTCGAGCCGCTTCGCGCTCCGTTGTTGGAGTCGCTGCCCGACCACCTGCGGCGCCAGGTGCGCGGCGGCACGGAAGGAGAGCTCCTGTTCGCCATCTTCCTCAGGCGCCTGCGTGACCTGGGGCGCACCGAGGACCCGCGGCTGGAGCCCGAGGTCGCCGGCCGCGTGCTGGCGGACACCGCGCGCGAGGTGGCTCAGGCCGCGGCGCGGGCCGGGGTGACGCGAACGCCCACGCTCAACCTGGTGGCCACCAACGGCACGCTCCTGGTAGCGACGCGGTCCGGCGAGCATCCGCTCTTCTACACGCGGCTGGAGGGCGCCGCGGAGTGCGCGCTGTGTGAGGTGACGCCGGCGACGCCCGAGACGCAGCCCGCCGTGGGCGCGCACCGGCGCCGGCGGACCGTCGTGGTGGCCAGCGCGCTCAAGCGCTCCGCGGGTTGGGTGGAGCTGGCTCATGGCCACACGCTGACGGTGGGGACGGATTTGCAACTGCACGCGCGCCCCGGCGCCTGAGGTCAGGGATGACTTCATGCCGCTTTACATCCCCGGCGGAAAAGTGCTTCCATGAGGGAGTTTCATCGAAATATTGAAGAGTAGCTGCATCCGCGGTGCTCGTGGCTCCCATGCTCTCAGAAGTTGAATCGATGTTCAGCATCAAGGTCCGGTTGAGGCCGGATGCGGCGTTCACCGACGA
Proteins encoded in this window:
- the dnaK gene encoding molecular chaperone DnaK translates to MADDIAIGIDLGTSYSCVSVVQDGQPIVIPNEWGETTHASCVSFLEDGSVLVGNAAKKNIITNPEQTVYSAKRLIGRYYFSDEVKKAQAVMPYRIVEGDNNSVRIAVNDHSYSLPEISALVLKEMKAVAETYLGQEVTKAVVTVPAYFNDNQRQATKDAGRIAGMEVLRILNEPTAAALAYGFGRDVNQRVVVYDLGGGTFDVSILEIGKDVFEVLATAGDTYLGGDDFDDRIMTWLADDFLAKTRLDVRQNKFCLQMLKEAAEKAKIDVGQTGSAEILCQGICQDADGNIMDLRGQLNQDQFNRMVMDLVQRTFKVCDEALQSARLTAADIDAVILVGGPTRLPIIRNSVKHYFQKDPLEGINPDQVVAMGAALQSHALLDSKTQTFLVDVTPLSLRIGTVGGYTEKIIDKNTPVPIDRSKTFTTSRDGQEKVKIRVYQGESNRADECEMLGEFEFAGFRIGYRGEVKIEVTFEINTDGLVHVSACDTETGQKTSTSITLSSGMSEADIQQSIQANRNTRLAGHHSDDLPAAAQ
- a CDS encoding class II glutamine amidotransferase is translated as MSVILAALTSDPNLLRCELHRLQGQVLLQGEPRANAVGVGAYAQEEVLLQRFASSGELTLDSLAPPHESEALLFHSGQLPVGLSLEENTQPFRARRWLFAHQGGVQGFEPLRAPLLESLPDHLRRQVRGGTEGELLFAIFLRRLRDLGRTEDPRLEPEVAGRVLADTAREVAQAAARAGVTRTPTLNLVATNGTLLVATRSGEHPLFYTRLEGAAECALCEVTPATPETQPAVGAHRRRRTVVVASALKRSAGWVELAHGHTLTVGTDLQLHARPGA